A portion of the Candidatus Manganitrophaceae bacterium genome contains these proteins:
- a CDS encoding acyl-CoA desaturase: MTITIFSLVAIFALIATPLFGYFYGYSSLDWILFGVLYLVSGLGITVGYHRLLSHRSFTCVAPVKIALLIAGGWALENSALKWCSDHIRHHAKTDTDEDPYNAKKGFWHSHVGWIFIKNENPGGREKYKTALRKDKWIMWQDRNYLAVLASGLVLPFVIGFLHRGWIGAFSAFLLAGVFRVFLVLNSTFFINSICHIWGTQPYGDANSSRDNWWISLLTFGEGYHNYHHNFPRDYRNGPKWYNFDPSKWVIFSFFVLRLGQKSS, encoded by the coding sequence CATCACCATTTTTTCTCTGGTTGCCATTTTCGCACTCATTGCCACTCCCCTTTTTGGCTATTTTTACGGCTACTCCTCACTCGACTGGATACTCTTCGGCGTCTTGTACTTGGTCTCCGGTCTGGGTATTACGGTCGGATACCACCGTCTGCTCTCACACCGAAGCTTTACCTGTGTGGCGCCGGTTAAGATTGCGCTTCTCATCGCGGGAGGATGGGCGCTGGAAAACTCCGCGTTGAAGTGGTGCTCCGACCATATAAGGCACCACGCAAAGACGGATACCGATGAAGACCCCTACAACGCGAAAAAGGGATTCTGGCACAGTCATGTCGGGTGGATCTTCATAAAAAATGAGAACCCCGGGGGAAGAGAAAAATATAAAACCGCCCTCAGAAAGGACAAGTGGATCATGTGGCAAGATCGGAATTATTTGGCGGTTCTTGCCTCCGGACTTGTACTTCCATTTGTGATCGGTTTTCTCCATCGCGGGTGGATCGGAGCCTTTTCCGCTTTTCTTCTCGCGGGTGTCTTCAGGGTCTTTCTCGTCCTCAACTCAACCTTTTTTATTAATTCTATTTGTCATATCTGGGGGACACAACCCTACGGAGACGCGAACAGCAGCCGGGATAACTGGTGGATTTCCCTTCTCACCTTCGGGGAGGGGTATCACAATTATCACCATAATTTCCCAAGAGACTACCGCAATGGCCCTAAATGGTATAATTTTGACCCATCAAAATGGGTGATATTCAGTTTCTTTGTCCTCCGGCTCGGCCAGAAGTCTTCCTGA